The Manihot esculenta cultivar AM560-2 chromosome 8, M.esculenta_v8, whole genome shotgun sequence genomic interval TGCTTGGCTGCagttcacctgttggatgcaacaattagtttctttcagttctggctctttctggctctctttcctgcaaagatcatcatttagtatatcatcttgatttacataaaaaatattttcacttaaacaatcaatgatatctaaattatcaacagGCTCTGTTtcaccagtttgtttggacaaatagttttctggttgtgtttcttcagcagcttgttcttgaacttgtgaactttcatcatcatcccatacatcttaaagctcttcctctcttcttaacattatcgcatttaatgaggtggccatttgatccatctgctgttgcatcatttgcaaaGTCTTTGCCAACTCACTAATGGCGGGGTCTGAACTTGGAGGTGTTGGTTGGGCTTGGTATCCTTGATAGTCCTGGTAGTCGTTAGCCTCAGCGTAGCcatatgtgttatagtatggatcatgccttggctgttcatagtatcctccaaatgtatgtctaggctggtCATACTCATAACGTGTAGAACATTGATTAGTTGGATATCCTACGTATGCATAATTCCCACATGGTGTTGGTAgctgggatgcttgaacctgttgcaCTATGTCTATGGCAAggtctttcataaaagatgtcagaaaataaaaatcagatctacttacctcatccatgattcagatgtgcaattgagatgtttcagaagatggttCTGCACAgagtgctctttttttttttttttttttttgaaatttggtcctgaaagaaaaataaataagttaaatcaattccccggcaacggcgccaatttttgactcgcggttgtcgaagccggtcaaaaataaccttcttggttatcaacaatttacaactgcagatagtagtgaaggatcgaatctacagagaattgattacctatttatttttttctcaacaagaccaataaaataaactgaaacaatgagataaacaaaaaatgagataaactgaaagcggaataaaaataaatcgcagtaaaaataaaatggggggttttgagattgatttgattaataaaatactaaaagcaattaaaataagtgaataataaaataaaagagaaataaataataagaaaactctagttgaagtattggatccactttagtcatTGGGGTTGatcacaaacactttgttcttttggttgattcaa includes:
- the LOC122724329 gene encoding uncharacterized protein LOC122724329 — encoded protein: MDEVQASQLPTPCGNYAYVGYPTNQCSTRYEYDQPRHTFGGYYEQPRHDPYYNTYGYAEANDYQDYQGYQAQPTPPSSDPAISELAKTLQMMQQQMDQMATSLNAIMLRREEEL